The genomic DNA CGATCGTATCCTCCATTCCGTAGAAGTCCGAGAAGGAGGGATAGATCTTGATCGTACGGTTCGAAAAAATACGCCCGAGCCGCTCGTCCTTGCTGGTGTCGACAAGGTTCGGCTCGCCTATTGCCTCGACCATGCGTTCGGGCGCTGAGGCGTACATGGATTTGTCTTCACGGCAGGCAAGCAGATACTGCTGAAGGCTGATCTCTTCCTGGGCCGCGTTCGAGTAAATCTCCGAAAACAGGTCGAAGACGTCTGATTGATTCTCGCGCATGATGCTTTGCCTCGGAGCCGATAGGCTGCCAATCGGCTCATCGTCTCTTCAACTGCCGGAAAGCGCTCTTTGTTCCCGACAAACGCTAATCGTCAGCTTCGATCACCGAGGTGTGAGGGAACCACTCCGCGTGGCCGAAACAAGCGCCGCGTCGCGCATCCCGATGTGAACTCTAGTCGCCCACCCCGAATCGACAGCCAAGATCAGTGTGCGCTCGGTCGACCCATTTGCCAACACAAAACAGAAGTGCCGACGCTGCGGTGTGATGTCGCCGCAAGGTAACCGGCAGTGGTACCGACTGCCGCTGCATCGACCGCCTTGCGGCGGCGCGAGCCAGCGCAGCGGACGCTCGATCGGGCATCGAGGCGGCAAAGCGCCCTATGCGGACAGAATGCTTGCCTGAGAGCTTCAAGGAAGGATCTCGTATTGGTTTTTCGCACCTACATGTCGTGGTCGGGAACGTAGAGACAGAACGAATGCTGAGAGTTTACGTCGCCGCCGGGCTTGCACTCGTGAAAGAACTCGTCGCGCGAGCGCTTGATCCGCCTGTCGGTGTAGGGAATGAGCTCCCCGGTGGAGAGCTGGTATCCATACTGCGTTTCCTTCACGTCGGCCGCGGGTGCCTGATAGCAGTCCAACCCCGCGCAGCATGAGCTGTCGTACTGCCAGCCCTTGGGCGCCTGATGCGCGGCGGCCGGAGCCGAGAGGAAGGCCGCCAAGGCAATCGCCGGAAACAGCCGCAAAGGCTGCAAACTGCCTGAGCACCCATTACCATGCCCGGCTGGAGCTCGATACGTCGTCTTCATGGGTGGTCACCCCTCGGAGGCGCCAGTCGCATCGGCTCTCCGGTCTGGCTAACAATCCGCCCGGCATGGATGAGCGCTTCCTCCAGAACCGGGCCGTCAAGCAAACTGCCAGACCAGGGAAAATGTTCCATGATCTTGTTCACGCGGCCCAGTCGAGCGCCCGCGCATTTTTCGATGGCGCAAGAGGGGTGCGGGTCCACTGTTGGCGAGCCAACCCCTTGCAGCCCCTGAACAATCCTTAACTGGACGCCTGCCGCGCTCGCGTGCACTCTTTGCCGAGGGCGATCAGAGCTGGGGGTGGTCAGGAGATGACGATGATCGATCGGCGGTGTTTTGTCCTTGCGTCCGTTGCCGCGCTGCTGCCGGCAGGGGCGTCGGCAGCCTGGCGGCTGCGCCAGCCGGCGCCGCAAACCGTCGACTACGGGCCAGCCAAGCTCGATATCTACGCCCGAGAAGGCGCCAAGGGTGATCCGGTCGTCTTCTTCATCCATGGCGGCGCCTGGCGGATCGGCAACCGCAACAACGTCAACGCCAAGCCGGGCTTCCTGCTCGCCAACGGCTTCCTGTTCGTCTCGATCGATTACCGCATGCTGCCCAAGGCCGACGTCGCCGCCCAGGCGGGCGACGTGGAAGAGGCCTATGCCTATGTGCGCGCCAATATCGCCAGCTATGGCGGCGATCCGGACCGCATCGTGGTGATGGGTCACTCGGCCGGCTGCCATCTGGCGGCACTGACAGGACTTCGCGGCGGCTTGCCCGGCGTCGCCGCGCTGGTGCTCGACGATACCGAAGCCTATGACATCGAGGCTCTGGCCAGGGCGCAGGGCGGCAGGCTGCGGCCGATCTACGCGCAGGCGTTTTCGGATCCAGGCCAGTGGCGCGCGCTGTCACCCGCGACCTATATCGGGACGGCCAAGCACCCGCCCGTGTTCGTCGCCTATTCGAACGCGCCGATCCGCGCGACCGCTGCGCATGACTTCGCGGATCGGCTGCGGACGGCCGGCAACAAGGTCACACTGTTCGACGGCAGCGCCTATTCGCACATGGCGATCAACCGGCGCTTCGGCGAGGACGGCGATGCGCTGACCGCCGCGGTCATGGCTTTCCTGAAGGCGACGGTCGCCTGAACCCTACCAGAGGGTCTTCTCGCCGGGCGCGGCCGGCTCGATCGCGAGCGCGTGCACGCCGGCCTTCAACTCGTCGGCAAGCAGCTCGTTGACGGCGCGGTGGCGGTCGACGCGGCTCATGCCGGAAAAATTCGGCGAGACGATGCGGACGCGGAAATGCGTCTCGCCGGTGCCGTCGAAGGTGGCGTGGTGACCGGACTCGACATGATGATGGCCGGCATGAAGGTGGCTTTCGTTGATGACGATGAGCCTTTCGGGCGAAAACGCCGCCTTCAGCTTGCTTTCCATCGTCGACTGTATGGACATCGGGGCTTCCCTTCACCACATCTACGGCATCGCCGTAAAATCTGCATTTTCGACCGCTTTAAGCCGCGATTCAGCGGTTAGGGCGATCATCTGCCAAATGTCAATTCTTGTTTCGCACTAGCGAACAGCCCATAAATGGGTGAGATGAAACCGTATCCCAAATATTTCGAGAAAATCCGCATCCGGCCGGAAAAGGACGCGGAGCTGAAGTCGCGCGCGCCGGTCTGCCAGTGGGATGGCTGCAAGGAGGCCGGCACGCATCGGGCGCCGGTCGGACGGCTGAAGGAGGGTGAGTATTTCCGCTTCTGCTTCGAGCATGTGCGCGAATACAACAAGAGCTTCAATTACTTCTCGGGTGTGTCGGACACCGAGATCGCCCGCTTCCAAAAGGAGGCGCTGACCGGCCACCGGCCGACCTGGCGCATGGGCGCCAATGGCGGCGGGATGCGTTCTGCGCCGGATTTCGCGCAACAACGCTCCGGCCGCGCCGGTTACTACAACCGCATGCGCGACCCCTTCAACCTGTTCGGCGGCGGGCCGCGCGAGGCACGCGAGCGCAAGGCGAAGCCGCTTGAGGCCAAGGCGCTGGAAACGCTTGGCCTTGATACAAAGGCGACTGGCAAGGATATCAAGGCGCGCTATAAGGAACTCGTGAAGCGCCACCATCCTGATGCGAATGGTGGCGACAGGGGTTCGGAAGACCGGTTCCGCGATGTGCTGCAGGCCTATCGCGTGCTCAAGCAAGCAGGATTGTGCTGAGCGGCCCTACGGTCCGTGTCGTTTTCCAACTTTCATAAGGTTGGAAAAGGCTCTAAGACCGCCCCCGAACAAAATCGATTGCCGGCGAAACGCCGTCGTTTCGCACGTGGAGACGTTGATAGTGATGAACAAGGTCGATCGCGACATCGCCAACTTGCCGGACACGACGGTGTCGGTGAGGGAGAAATTCGGCTTCGACTCCAAGATGGTGGTGCCCGCCTATTCGGTGTCGTCCGAGCATGTGCCGGACATCGACCCGGACTATCTGTTCGACAGGGCGACGACATTGGCGATCCTCGCCGGCTTTGCCTACAACCGCCGGGTCATGGTGTCGGGCTATCACGGCACCGGCAAGTCGACGCATATCGAGCAGGTCGCCGCCCGCCTCAACTGGCCCTGCGTGCGCGTCAACCTCGACAGCCATGTCAGCCGCATCGATCTCGTCGGCAAGGACGCCATCGTCGTCAAGGAAGGCCTGCAGATCACCGAATTCCGCGACGGCATCCTGCCCTGGGCCTATCAACACAATGTGGCGCTCTGCTTCGACGAGTACGATGCCGGCCGCCCCGACGTGATGTTCGTCATCCAGCGCGTGCTGGAATCGTCCGGTCGTCTGACGCTGCTCGATCAGAGCCGCGTCATCCGCCCGCATCCGGCCTTCCGCCTGTTCGCCACCGCCAACACGGTCGGCCTCGGCGACACCACCGGCCTCTATCACGGCACGCAGCAGATCAACCAGGCGCAGATGGACCGCTGGTCGATCGTCACCACGCTCAACTACCTGCCGCACGACAACGAGGTGAACATCGTGCTGGCCAAGGCCAAGCACTACCGCGACAACAAGGGCAAGGAGATCGTCAACAAGATGGTGCGCGTCGCCGACATGACGCGCTCGGCCTTCATCAATGGCGACCTGTCGACGGTGATGAGCCCGCGCACGGTCATCACCTGGGCCGAGAATGCCGAGATCTTCGGCGATATCGGCATGGCGTTCCGGCTCACCTTCCTCAACAAATGCGACGAGCTGGAGCGTTCGGTGGTGGCCGAATTCTATCAGCGCGCCTTCGGCGAGGATCTGCCGGAGAGTGCCGCCAACGTGGTGCTGGGGTAAGCGCGTACCGGCAGGCTTCGCGCAGGGAATGATCGATGGCGGGTCCGGGCGACAACACGCGCAACAAGCCGAAGAACGGGTCTGAAGCCGACAGCTTCAAGCGCGCCGTCACGGTGTGCATGCGCGCCGTTGCCGGCGACAAGGACCTCGAGGTCGGCTTCGCCAAGGATCGGCCGGCGCTGGCCGGAAACCGCGCCCGTCTGCCCGAACTGCCGAAGAAGGCTTCCCGCAACGACATCGCCATCACCCGCGGCATCGGCGATTCCATGGCGCTGAAGCGCGCCTGCCACGATCAGCGTATCCACACTAAGCTGGCGCCGGAGGGCAAGCTCGCGCGGGCTATTTTCGATGCCGTTGAACAAGCGCGCGTCGAGGCGATCGGCAGCCGCGCCATGCAGGGCGTGGCCGACAACATCGGCTCGATGCTGGAAGACAAATACGCCAAGGCAAATCTCGTCGACGTCAAGGACAAGGCCGATGCGCCGCTCGAGGAGGCGGTGGCTCTGATGGTGCGCGAGAAGCTCACCGGCCGTCCC from Mesorhizobium sp. M1E.F.Ca.ET.045.02.1.1 includes the following:
- a CDS encoding alpha/beta hydrolase; protein product: MIDRRCFVLASVAALLPAGASAAWRLRQPAPQTVDYGPAKLDIYAREGAKGDPVVFFIHGGAWRIGNRNNVNAKPGFLLANGFLFVSIDYRMLPKADVAAQAGDVEEAYAYVRANIASYGGDPDRIVVMGHSAGCHLAALTGLRGGLPGVAALVLDDTEAYDIEALARAQGGRLRPIYAQAFSDPGQWRALSPATYIGTAKHPPVFVAYSNAPIRATAAHDFADRLRTAGNKVTLFDGSAYSHMAINRRFGEDGDALTAAVMAFLKATVA
- a CDS encoding J domain-containing protein, which codes for MGEMKPYPKYFEKIRIRPEKDAELKSRAPVCQWDGCKEAGTHRAPVGRLKEGEYFRFCFEHVREYNKSFNYFSGVSDTEIARFQKEALTGHRPTWRMGANGGGMRSAPDFAQQRSGRAGYYNRMRDPFNLFGGGPREARERKAKPLEAKALETLGLDTKATGKDIKARYKELVKRHHPDANGGDRGSEDRFRDVLQAYRVLKQAGLC
- the cobS gene encoding cobaltochelatase subunit CobS — encoded protein: MNKVDRDIANLPDTTVSVREKFGFDSKMVVPAYSVSSEHVPDIDPDYLFDRATTLAILAGFAYNRRVMVSGYHGTGKSTHIEQVAARLNWPCVRVNLDSHVSRIDLVGKDAIVVKEGLQITEFRDGILPWAYQHNVALCFDEYDAGRPDVMFVIQRVLESSGRLTLLDQSRVIRPHPAFRLFATANTVGLGDTTGLYHGTQQINQAQMDRWSIVTTLNYLPHDNEVNIVLAKAKHYRDNKGKEIVNKMVRVADMTRSAFINGDLSTVMSPRTVITWAENAEIFGDIGMAFRLTFLNKCDELERSVVAEFYQRAFGEDLPESAANVVLG
- a CDS encoding BolA family protein, which codes for MSIQSTMESKLKAAFSPERLIVINESHLHAGHHHVESGHHATFDGTGETHFRVRIVSPNFSGMSRVDRHRAVNELLADELKAGVHALAIEPAAPGEKTLW